A region of Streptomyces deccanensis DNA encodes the following proteins:
- a CDS encoding DUF7144 family membrane protein: protein MAQHSTAPRSNTTSQETPMSHRGARSEWAHGGMVFAGVLMMVIGVMGILNGIAGIATDDVYTNIGSYVFEFSLTTWGWIHLVIGLCVLATGWGVIQGQTWARAVGIALTSLFAIEYFMFLPYAPVWSVICIGIAVFVVWSLATSPDPTP from the coding sequence ATGGCCCAGCACAGCACCGCACCACGCTCGAACACCACGTCGCAGGAGACGCCGATGTCCCACCGGGGCGCCCGCTCGGAGTGGGCCCACGGCGGGATGGTGTTCGCCGGTGTCCTGATGATGGTCATCGGCGTCATGGGCATCCTCAACGGCATCGCCGGGATCGCCACGGACGACGTGTACACGAACATCGGCAGCTACGTCTTCGAGTTCAGCCTCACCACCTGGGGCTGGATCCACCTGGTGATCGGACTCTGCGTCCTGGCCACCGGGTGGGGCGTCATCCAGGGCCAGACCTGGGCCCGCGCGGTGGGAATCGCCCTGACCTCGCTGTTCGCCATCGAGTACTTCATGTTCCTGCCGTACGCGCCCGTCTGGTCGGTCATCTGCATCGGCATCGCGGTCTTCGTGGTCTGGTCCCTGGCGACGTCCCCGGACCCCACGCCGTAG
- a CDS encoding alpha/beta fold hydrolase has translation MTTFLAYEDKGEHDSAGRPVARVPLVLVHGHPFDRTMWSPQIAEFSASRRVVAPDLRGYGRSPVVPGVTPLSTFAEDIAALLDDLGVPEFVLGGLSMGGQIAMECYRLFPHRVRGLLLADTFPAAETGEGRRARNAMADRLLREGMAGYADEVLFKMVAPYADADVAAHVRRMMTATDPEGAAAALRGRAERPDYRELLTRVTVPALVVVGADDEYTPVSDAEAMHTALPDSTLHVVDDAAHLPNLERPEEFNKALGAFLTRLDEATPGLR, from the coding sequence ATGACCACCTTCCTCGCATACGAGGACAAAGGGGAACACGATTCCGCGGGCCGACCCGTCGCCCGCGTCCCCCTCGTCCTCGTCCACGGCCACCCCTTCGACCGCACGATGTGGTCCCCGCAGATCGCCGAGTTCTCCGCCTCCCGCCGCGTCGTCGCGCCCGACCTGCGCGGCTACGGCCGGTCCCCCGTCGTCCCGGGCGTCACCCCGCTGTCCACCTTCGCCGAGGACATCGCGGCACTGCTGGACGACCTGGGGGTCCCGGAGTTCGTCCTCGGAGGGCTCTCCATGGGCGGCCAGATCGCGATGGAGTGCTACCGCCTGTTCCCGCACCGCGTCCGGGGCCTCCTCCTCGCCGACACCTTCCCGGCCGCCGAGACCGGGGAGGGCCGGCGGGCCCGGAACGCCATGGCCGACCGGCTGCTGCGCGAGGGCATGGCGGGGTACGCCGACGAGGTGCTGTTCAAGATGGTCGCGCCGTACGCCGACGCGGACGTCGCGGCCCATGTGCGCCGCATGATGACGGCCACCGACCCGGAGGGCGCCGCGGCGGCCCTGCGCGGGCGGGCCGAGCGCCCCGACTACCGCGAGCTGCTCACCCGCGTCACCGTCCCGGCGCTGGTCGTCGTGGGCGCCGACGACGAGTACACCCCGGTCTCCGACGCCGAGGCCATGCACACCGCCCTCCCCGACTCCACCCTCCACGTCGTCGACGACGCCGCCCACCTGCCGAACCTGGAACGCCCGGAGGAGTTCAACAAGGCGCTGGGTGCCTTCCTGACCCGCCTGGACGAAGCCACGCCCGGCCTGCGCTGA
- a CDS encoding PLP-dependent aminotransferase family protein yields MADYRRIADRVADDIASGRLKPGDRLPPQRLFARRRGIAGSTAGRVYAELVRRGLVVGEVGRGTFVRAAPTAASAGRALAEPAGPAPVNLELNYPSAPGQSELLATGLAPLLRPDVLTDALRTAPATGTAAAREAAAGLLATAGWRPDPERFLFAGNARQAIAAALAHLVRPGGRVGVESLTYPLVKEIAGRLGVTLVPLATDGEGLRPEAVAAAHRAAPLSAVYAQPTLHNPTSMTMGAGRRAELARVLRELDLPVIEDRIWSFLAGGDTGTGGDTGTGGARPENAGGGVGDAAALPPLAAYAPERVYVVDGLSKRVAPGLTVGFLVVPEGRVGGAAAALRSGGWVAGRFALEAGVRWIGDGTVERLVAAKRADAAARQRLVAEHLAGFTVRGDARAYYAWWELPGPWRADTFRAAAAERGVAVTPGPAFSVAGAGRGTAPGGPAAGAAASAADCVRLGLASVPPPVLAGALRTLGDVVRGGP; encoded by the coding sequence GTGGCCGACTACCGGCGTATCGCCGATCGCGTCGCGGACGACATCGCGTCCGGGCGGCTGAAGCCCGGTGACCGGCTGCCGCCGCAGCGGCTGTTCGCACGGCGGCGGGGGATCGCCGGGTCGACCGCAGGGCGCGTGTACGCGGAGCTGGTGCGGCGCGGGCTGGTGGTGGGGGAGGTCGGGCGCGGGACGTTCGTCCGGGCGGCGCCGACGGCGGCGTCGGCGGGGCGGGCGCTGGCCGAGCCGGCGGGCCCGGCGCCGGTGAACCTGGAGCTCAACTACCCCTCCGCGCCGGGCCAGTCGGAGCTGCTGGCCACCGGGCTGGCGCCGTTGCTGCGGCCGGACGTGCTGACGGACGCGCTGCGTACGGCGCCCGCGACCGGTACGGCCGCCGCGCGCGAGGCGGCGGCCGGGTTGCTGGCCACGGCCGGCTGGCGCCCTGACCCGGAACGCTTCCTCTTCGCCGGGAACGCCCGCCAGGCCATCGCCGCGGCCCTCGCCCACCTCGTACGGCCCGGGGGCCGCGTCGGCGTCGAGTCCCTCACGTATCCCCTGGTCAAGGAGATCGCCGGACGGCTGGGGGTGACCCTGGTGCCGCTCGCGACGGACGGGGAGGGGCTCCGGCCGGAGGCCGTGGCCGCCGCGCACCGGGCCGCGCCGCTGTCGGCGGTGTACGCGCAGCCGACGCTGCACAATCCGACGTCCATGACGATGGGGGCGGGACGCCGGGCCGAACTCGCGCGAGTGCTCCGGGAGTTGGACCTTCCGGTGATCGAGGACCGGATCTGGTCGTTCCTGGCGGGCGGCGATACGGGCACGGGCGGCGATACGGGCACGGGCGGCGCTCGGCCCGAGAATGCGGGCGGAGGTGTCGGTGACGCGGCGGCGCTGCCGCCGTTGGCCGCGTACGCGCCCGAGCGGGTGTACGTCGTGGACGGGCTGTCCAAGCGGGTGGCGCCGGGGCTGACCGTCGGGTTCCTGGTGGTGCCGGAGGGACGGGTCGGGGGCGCGGCGGCCGCGTTGCGGTCGGGCGGCTGGGTGGCCGGGCGGTTCGCGTTGGAGGCGGGGGTGCGGTGGATCGGGGACGGCACGGTCGAGCGGCTGGTCGCGGCGAAACGGGCCGACGCGGCGGCACGGCAGCGGCTGGTCGCCGAGCACCTCGCGGGGTTCACCGTGCGGGGGGACGCACGGGCCTACTACGCGTGGTGGGAGCTGCCCGGGCCCTGGCGGGCGGACACGTTCCGCGCGGCGGCCGCCGAACGGGGCGTGGCGGTGACCCCGGGGCCGGCGTTCAGCGTCGCGGGGGCGGGGCGGGGGACGGCTCCGGGCGGTCCGGCGGCCGGCGCCGCGGCTTCCGCCGCCGACTGCGTCAGGCTCGGGCTCGCGTCGGTTCCTCCGCCGGTGCTGGCGGGGGCGCTGCGGACGCTCGGCGATGTCGTACGAGGTGGCCCGTGA
- a CDS encoding SH3 domain-containing protein, whose protein sequence is MRSDPRTPSSSLSPSSPPTSALRALVAAGITGGVLAVSALGTTAAGASDGSVRGTVVSGGDLNLRAQPTTDSRVVGSLAPGSRAVVDCEVRGQKVFGDPHWYWLGDVRGWASAVYVDTHGRSVPNCTDPCPNWKDCDPCQDGHGSGSVSFTWTFTASGTWEWEEE, encoded by the coding sequence ATGCGTAGTGACCCGCGTACTCCGAGTTCTTCCCTCTCCCCGAGTTCTCCGCCCACTTCTGCCCTGCGGGCCCTCGTCGCGGCCGGGATCACCGGTGGTGTGCTCGCGGTGTCGGCGCTCGGCACCACGGCGGCGGGCGCCTCCGACGGCTCCGTCCGGGGCACGGTCGTCTCCGGCGGCGACCTCAACCTCCGCGCACAGCCGACCACGGACTCCCGCGTCGTCGGCTCCCTCGCGCCCGGCAGCCGGGCCGTCGTCGACTGCGAGGTCCGGGGCCAGAAGGTGTTCGGCGACCCGCACTGGTACTGGCTCGGTGACGTCCGAGGCTGGGCGAGCGCGGTGTACGTCGACACGCACGGGCGCTCGGTGCCGAACTGCACGGACCCGTGCCCGAACTGGAAGGACTGCGATCCCTGCCAGGACGGGCACGGTTCCGGGTCTGTCTCGTTCACGTGGACCTTCACGGCCTCCGGCACCTGGGAGTGGGAGGAGGAGTGA
- a CDS encoding PP2C family protein-serine/threonine phosphatase yields the protein MRMRMPVPLGRREPDPVARQQPLRIRGRNVAWLPPLVVLLAVPVVDWMTGGDFRVISWLVLVPGTAAAVCRVWTTALFAALAMFMYILGDNSWPHQERTGLPDFVLVALGGILSVLACAVRLRGQERMLHMRAVVDTTRRILLRQLPPDVGGLDHAEIYLAADSEARVGGDFYDIQPSPHGTRVVIGDVQGKGLAAVEAASVLLGTFREAAYHEADPATVAERLETRMVRHVRYCAHVGRDDAERFATAVLLDFPELRSARTDWGPDLTGLDALTVDVVNFGHEPPLLLSPLGVRFLPMEDGLPLGLGELAPRDTRTATVRLAADETLLLVTDGVTEARDGRGVFFPLREYLARALAAGAPVLDPECLVGLVRDGVLAHTGGGLDDDTTIFAVRRATEPLRRAPGAPR from the coding sequence ATGCGGATGCGGATGCCGGTGCCGCTCGGGCGCCGGGAGCCGGACCCCGTCGCGCGGCAGCAGCCGCTGCGTATCCGCGGGCGGAACGTCGCCTGGCTGCCGCCGCTCGTCGTGCTGCTCGCCGTACCGGTGGTCGACTGGATGACCGGCGGCGACTTCCGGGTCATCTCCTGGCTGGTCCTGGTCCCGGGCACCGCCGCCGCGGTCTGCCGGGTGTGGACGACGGCGCTGTTCGCGGCGCTCGCGATGTTCATGTACATCCTCGGCGACAACTCCTGGCCCCACCAGGAACGCACCGGCCTCCCCGACTTCGTCCTCGTCGCCCTCGGCGGCATCCTCTCCGTGCTGGCCTGCGCGGTACGGCTGCGCGGCCAGGAGCGCATGCTGCACATGCGGGCCGTCGTCGACACCACCCGCCGTATCCTGCTCCGCCAGCTCCCGCCGGACGTCGGCGGCCTGGACCACGCCGAGATCTACCTCGCCGCCGACAGCGAGGCCCGCGTCGGCGGTGACTTCTACGACATCCAGCCCAGCCCCCACGGCACCCGCGTCGTCATCGGCGACGTCCAGGGCAAGGGGCTCGCGGCGGTCGAGGCGGCCTCCGTGCTGCTCGGCACGTTCCGCGAGGCCGCCTACCACGAGGCCGACCCGGCCACCGTGGCCGAGCGGTTGGAGACCCGTATGGTCCGCCACGTGCGCTACTGCGCGCACGTCGGCCGCGACGACGCCGAACGCTTCGCCACCGCCGTCCTCCTCGACTTCCCCGAACTGCGCAGCGCGCGCACCGACTGGGGCCCGGACCTCACGGGGCTCGACGCGCTCACCGTGGACGTCGTCAACTTCGGCCACGAACCCCCGCTGCTGCTCTCCCCCCTCGGGGTGCGCTTCCTCCCGATGGAGGACGGACTGCCGCTGGGGCTCGGTGAGTTGGCGCCGCGCGACACCCGGACGGCCACCGTGCGGCTCGCCGCCGACGAGACGTTGCTGCTGGTCACGGACGGGGTGACGGAGGCGCGTGACGGGCGCGGGGTGTTCTTCCCGCTCCGCGAGTACCTCGCCCGCGCCCTCGCCGCCGGGGCGCCCGTCCTCGACCCCGAGTGCCTGGTCGGCCTCGTCCGTGACGGCGTCCTCGCCCACACCGGCGGCGGCCTCGACGACGACACGACGATCTTCGCGGTGCGCCGGGCGACGGAGCCGCTGCGCCGGGCTCCGGGCGCCCCGCGGTGA
- a CDS encoding sensor histidine kinase, producing MSGFAGLGENIRAVGLLAPDDTSPRPLPGRPLPPVERPIRPHRTGQRTVCFWLIAMIATLGAVAALSAHTLAHHLTARTDQEITRASGAPSASVPPAPPLGENGLVLVLDDRGRVVERHPGSAGLPAFPALTSARLKAYAARSEPSAFGKSYRAKVVRTTDAGRDHQAGYVVTARSTADDRRAVAHLLQVETAAALPLLATVLIGARRLGRREVRERQDTERRLREFMAAAGHELRNPLTTISGYTELARVDDPAHEPMRREALDRITTEVGRMGALIDELVLLTRLDFGQPLQLTCVDLAQLCRDAVSAARACHPDRPVRLLLAPGDHTVTGDPLRLHQLVANLLANARVHTPPGTTTTLGLGTEDGHRVIEVLDDGPGIPAELRARLFDPFVRGAETRAAGSGLGLSIVAAIATAHGGVVTLEPSEPSRRGAWFRVRIPAPS from the coding sequence GTGAGTGGGTTCGCCGGGCTGGGGGAGAACATCCGGGCCGTCGGGCTGCTCGCCCCGGACGACACGAGCCCGCGGCCCCTTCCCGGCCGCCCCCTGCCCCCGGTCGAGCGTCCGATCCGCCCCCACCGCACGGGTCAACGCACCGTCTGCTTCTGGCTGATCGCCATGATCGCGACCCTGGGCGCCGTCGCCGCCCTCTCCGCCCACACCCTCGCCCACCACCTCACCGCCCGCACCGACCAGGAGATCACGCGAGCCAGCGGCGCCCCCTCCGCTTCGGTCCCCCCGGCCCCGCCCCTCGGCGAGAACGGTCTCGTCCTCGTCCTCGACGACCGGGGCAGGGTCGTCGAGCGTCACCCGGGGTCGGCGGGCCTGCCCGCGTTCCCGGCACTGACGTCCGCCCGGCTGAAGGCGTACGCGGCCCGGTCGGAACCCTCGGCGTTCGGGAAAAGCTACCGCGCGAAGGTGGTGCGCACGACGGACGCTGGCCGGGATCACCAGGCCGGTTACGTCGTCACCGCCCGGTCCACCGCCGACGACCGGCGGGCCGTCGCGCACCTGCTCCAGGTCGAGACGGCCGCCGCGCTCCCCCTCCTGGCCACCGTCCTGATCGGCGCCCGCCGCCTCGGCCGCCGAGAGGTCAGGGAACGGCAGGACACCGAGCGGCGGCTGCGCGAGTTCATGGCTGCCGCCGGGCACGAGCTGCGCAACCCGCTGACCACGATCTCCGGTTACACCGAACTCGCCCGGGTCGACGACCCCGCCCACGAACCGATGCGGCGGGAGGCGCTCGACCGGATCACCACCGAGGTCGGCCGGATGGGCGCGCTCATCGACGAGTTGGTGCTGCTGACCCGCCTGGACTTCGGCCAGCCCCTCCAACTGACCTGCGTGGACCTGGCCCAGCTGTGCCGCGACGCGGTCTCCGCCGCCCGTGCCTGCCACCCCGACCGTCCCGTACGGCTGCTGCTGGCACCCGGCGACCACACGGTCACCGGTGACCCGTTGCGGCTGCACCAGCTCGTCGCCAACCTGCTGGCCAACGCCCGCGTCCACACGCCACCGGGGACGACGACCACGCTCGGGCTCGGTACGGAGGACGGCCACCGGGTGATCGAGGTGCTGGACGACGGCCCGGGGATCCCCGCCGAACTCCGCGCCCGGCTCTTCGACCCCTTCGTACGCGGCGCGGAGACGCGGGCCGCCGGCAGCGGGCTCGGCCTCAGCATCGTGGCGGCGATCGCGACGGCCCACGGGGGCGTGGTCACCCTGGAACCGTCCGAACCCTCGCGCCGAGGAGCCTGGTTCAGGGTGCGCATCCCGGCGCCCTCCTGA
- a CDS encoding response regulator transcription factor: MTTPVPSASSTVPPAGSPGRLLVVDDEEGIRSMLTMALEFLGHQVTAAATGRQALQAVTRYDPDLILLDVNLPDLSGFEVCRTLRDRGNTVPVLFLTGLGGVDDRVRGLDMGGDDFVVKPFELKEIAARVRALLRRAGGGHSAPDRNRLSAGAVQLDIDAHQVWADGRPVELTTTEFALLRYLMENPGRVLSRRQIQERVWNHRDEGSGVVDTYIYYLRRKLGEPGQSLIRTVRGVGYQLCAS, encoded by the coding sequence ATGACCACGCCTGTGCCCTCCGCCTCTTCAACAGTCCCGCCCGCCGGTTCGCCGGGGCGCCTCCTCGTCGTGGACGACGAGGAGGGGATCCGCTCCATGCTGACGATGGCGCTGGAGTTCCTCGGCCACCAGGTGACCGCCGCGGCCACCGGCCGCCAGGCCCTCCAGGCCGTCACCCGGTACGACCCCGATCTGATCCTCCTCGACGTCAACCTCCCCGACCTGAGCGGCTTCGAGGTGTGCCGGACGCTGCGCGACCGGGGCAACACGGTCCCGGTGCTGTTCCTCACCGGGCTCGGCGGCGTCGACGACCGGGTCCGCGGGCTGGACATGGGCGGCGACGACTTCGTCGTCAAGCCCTTCGAGCTGAAGGAGATCGCCGCCCGCGTGCGCGCCCTGCTGCGCCGGGCCGGCGGCGGACACTCCGCGCCCGACCGCAACCGCCTCAGCGCCGGCGCGGTCCAGCTCGACATCGACGCCCACCAGGTCTGGGCCGACGGCCGCCCCGTCGAGCTCACCACCACCGAATTCGCCCTCCTGCGCTACCTGATGGAGAACCCCGGCCGGGTGCTGTCCCGGCGCCAGATCCAGGAACGCGTCTGGAACCACCGCGACGAGGGCTCGGGCGTCGTCGACACGTACATCTACTATCTGCGCCGCAAACTGGGCGAGCCGGGCCAGTCCCTCATACGAACGGTCAGAGGAGTGGGCTACCAACTGTGCGCGAGCTGA